A genomic stretch from Sulfurimonas sediminis includes:
- a CDS encoding ATP-binding protein — MELRFDFAEDDRSAGFRLQHFEFYNWGTYDKKIVKLPLDKSNALLTGDIGSGKSTIVDALTTLLVPHNKIIFNKAAGATTKERSLYSYIVGEYKTTQDENFGHSKAVSLRDEKSYSVILGRFENIGYDESLTLAQFFYIANKQVQKFFVVSKSNLGIKEDFFGFSDIRTLKKSLRKANHTEVFDTFKDYSHSFRREMGIKNEQALNLFYQTVSLKSIGNLTEFIRTHMLEDTKIDAEVDALCNNFAELNHAHDLVLEAKEQISMLLPIEKEYKKYTKIEKEHRIFVTMREKLGRFFSLFEKELLEQKLQEYALDLTKRMSQKKSLDEKIEKLGNDIVDIKLDLQKNGADRLNALKQEIEQKNRFLQETKTDNQNYNALLKELSLKAVSNEHSFLKTRQMLNEQLEGIEDERTSYQNQLTMDRVSLAHYEQKLQEFAVEIEYLQNNPSNIPHHISAMRDVMAEGLGVGREELPFLGELVTVKDKEWNGAIERILHNSALSLLVESGLYEAVSSYVETTKLGVKLVYLKVDTTKNSTDFVQTVPNSILQKIEVKADSPFVGVVNKILQERFNITCVESIADFRRMKKALTIHGQFKTNFMRHEKDDRYDIHDKSRWVLGWNNLAKLHELKEQQMRTQEKAKHLTQRIQQTEQKEQALQTKRDILRDILRYKDFASIDWYRYAKEIEALQEEMEVLQSSSDIIQTLQQRLLEVEKELRQKRLELDGVTQKIGELKQKQDTRELELGRAKLIIENEELPSEIEAALQNLKSELVTAPLNLNTIITAQKTLREYIQNEIDKNVKTKQRLSQNIIAHQNSFINRFPVIAKELYASVESCEEFNAKLLELQKDNLPKWEKKFKALFKEKTIQNIVMLQSLLDEYAGEIKTKIDTINKSLTDIEYSEGTFIELVANSAANIEIKDFKQTLKQLTTGAVDENNIYDEQKFLQIKELIARFNGREGYVDVDKRWRKIVTDVRNWFTFSAIEKYMSDGSTKEYYEDSGGKSGGQKEKLAYTVLASSLAYQFGLEYEKIQSRSFRFVMIDEAFGRGSDESTRYALRLFEKLKLQLLVITPKQKINVIEPFVKSVHFVANPSGMDSSLISMQIEEYVKNKKG; from the coding sequence ATGGAGTTAAGATTTGATTTTGCAGAGGATGACAGAAGTGCAGGATTTCGCCTGCAACATTTTGAGTTTTACAACTGGGGCACCTATGATAAAAAGATCGTAAAGCTTCCACTTGACAAAAGCAATGCACTTTTGACGGGCGATATCGGCAGCGGGAAATCAACCATAGTCGATGCCTTGACAACTCTTTTGGTACCGCACAATAAAATCATCTTCAATAAAGCAGCCGGGGCAACAACGAAAGAGAGAAGTCTCTACTCCTACATTGTCGGCGAATACAAAACTACACAGGATGAAAATTTTGGCCATTCCAAAGCGGTAAGCCTGCGTGATGAGAAGAGTTACAGTGTGATTTTGGGACGGTTTGAAAACATCGGCTACGATGAATCGCTCACACTTGCACAGTTTTTTTATATTGCCAACAAGCAGGTACAGAAATTTTTTGTTGTCTCAAAATCAAATCTTGGCATCAAAGAGGACTTTTTTGGCTTTAGCGACATCAGAACGTTAAAAAAGTCTTTAAGAAAAGCAAATCATACCGAAGTATTTGACACTTTTAAAGACTATTCACACTCTTTTCGTCGGGAGATGGGCATTAAAAATGAGCAGGCGTTAAACCTTTTTTATCAAACTGTTTCGCTCAAATCCATCGGAAATCTGACGGAATTTATCCGAACACATATGCTTGAAGATACAAAAATAGATGCAGAAGTTGATGCACTGTGCAATAATTTTGCAGAGCTCAACCATGCACATGATTTGGTACTGGAGGCAAAAGAGCAGATTAGTATGCTGCTGCCGATAGAAAAAGAGTATAAAAAATATACCAAGATAGAGAAAGAACACAGGATTTTTGTGACGATGCGTGAGAAGTTGGGGCGTTTTTTCAGTCTGTTTGAGAAAGAACTTTTAGAGCAAAAGCTTCAGGAATATGCCCTTGATCTGACAAAGAGAATGTCACAAAAAAAATCCCTTGATGAGAAGATAGAAAAACTTGGCAATGATATAGTAGATATAAAGTTAGATTTGCAAAAAAACGGAGCCGACAGGCTCAATGCACTGAAGCAGGAGATAGAACAAAAAAACCGCTTTTTACAAGAGACAAAAACAGACAACCAAAACTATAATGCACTCCTAAAAGAACTCTCTTTAAAGGCTGTTTCAAATGAGCATAGCTTTTTAAAAACAAGACAAATGCTCAATGAACAACTTGAGGGGATAGAAGATGAGCGGACAAGCTACCAAAACCAGCTCACAATGGATAGAGTAAGTCTTGCTCATTATGAGCAAAAACTTCAAGAGTTTGCTGTGGAGATAGAATATCTTCAAAACAATCCTTCCAATATTCCTCACCATATCTCCGCCATGCGTGATGTTATGGCAGAGGGTCTTGGAGTCGGACGCGAAGAGCTTCCTTTTTTAGGTGAATTGGTAACGGTAAAGGACAAAGAATGGAACGGTGCCATTGAGCGGATACTGCATAACAGTGCACTCTCTTTGCTGGTTGAGAGTGGCCTTTATGAGGCGGTGAGCAGTTATGTAGAGACGACAAAACTGGGCGTAAAGCTTGTTTATCTCAAAGTAGATACCACAAAAAACAGCACTGATTTTGTCCAAACAGTCCCAAACTCCATCCTGCAGAAGATTGAGGTAAAAGCAGATTCTCCTTTTGTCGGCGTGGTCAATAAAATTTTGCAAGAGCGATTTAACATTACCTGTGTGGAGAGTATAGCTGATTTCAGGCGGATGAAAAAAGCTCTTACTATTCACGGACAGTTTAAAACAAATTTTATGCGCCATGAAAAAGATGACAGGTATGACATTCATGATAAATCGCGTTGGGTTTTAGGCTGGAACAATCTTGCAAAATTGCATGAGCTCAAAGAGCAGCAGATGCGCACGCAGGAAAAAGCAAAGCATCTAACACAAAGAATTCAACAAACAGAGCAAAAAGAGCAGGCCCTGCAAACAAAACGCGATATTTTGCGTGATATTTTACGATACAAAGATTTTGCTTCAATTGACTGGTACCGCTATGCCAAAGAGATAGAAGCACTTCAAGAGGAGATGGAAGTTTTACAAAGCAGCAGTGATATTATTCAAACGCTGCAACAGCGACTTTTGGAGGTAGAAAAAGAGCTCAGGCAAAAGAGACTGGAACTTGACGGCGTTACCCAAAAAATAGGCGAGTTAAAACAAAAACAAGATACACGGGAACTGGAACTCGGCAGGGCAAAACTGATTATAGAAAATGAAGAGCTTCCAAGTGAGATAGAAGCTGCCCTGCAAAATCTCAAAAGTGAGTTAGTCACTGCACCGCTTAATCTCAATACAATAATAACAGCACAAAAAACACTCCGTGAGTATATACAAAACGAGATTGATAAAAATGTCAAAACAAAACAGCGCCTTTCTCAAAATATCATTGCGCATCAAAACAGCTTCATCAACCGTTTTCCTGTAATAGCCAAAGAGTTGTATGCTTCTGTAGAGAGTTGTGAGGAGTTTAATGCAAAACTTTTAGAACTGCAAAAAGACAATCTCCCAAAATGGGAGAAAAAATTCAAAGCACTCTTTAAAGAAAAAACAATCCAAAACATTGTGATGCTTCAAAGCCTTTTGGATGAATACGCGGGTGAGATAAAGACAAAAATAGATACAATCAATAAATCGCTCACAGACATAGAATACAGCGAGGGTACCTTTATAGAACTTGTTGCCAACAGTGCTGCAAATATAGAGATAAAAGATTTTAAACAGACACTCAAACAACTCACTACGGGTGCAGTCGATGAAAATAACATTTACGATGAACAGAAATTTTTGCAGATAAAAGAGCTTATAGCACGATTTAACGGACGCGAGGGGTATGTGGATGTTGATAAACGCTGGCGTAAAATAGTTACAGATGTACGCAACTGGTTTACATTTAGTGCCATAGAAAAGTATATGAGTGATGGCAGTACGAAAGAGTATTATGAAGACAGTGGCGGAAAATCGGGTGGACAAAAAGAGAAACTTGCCTACACTGTGCTGGCGTCTTCTTTGGCATATCAGTTTGGTTTGGAATATGAAAAAATTCAAAGTCGTTCTTTTCGTTTTGTGATGATAGATGAAGCCTTTGGAAGAGGAAGTGATGAGAGTACCCGTTATGCACTGCGTCTTTTTGAAAAACTCAAACTTCAGCTCTTGGTTATCACACCCAAACAGAAGATAAATGTCATAGAACCATTTGTAAAAAGTGTTCATTTTGTCGCAAACCCAAGCGGAATGGACTCTTCGCTTATCTCCATGCAGATTGAAGAGTATGTGAAAAATAAAAAGGGCTGA
- a CDS encoding DUF4194 domain-containing protein, with amino-acid sequence MNRDAKTAIILLLQGIFYKSDNEKAFYELLYNSYSAVSEYFETIGLELVIEENDGYAYLKNRVFEEGEEALPKLIKSRELSYKVSLLCVVLRRKIAEFEVQSEHERAVIGKEDIKGALELFLGTTFNELKMQKEIESTIKKVEDLGFLKKLKTVEEAYEIKPSIKAFVNASWLDDLDKKLQEYKEAKVWS; translated from the coding sequence ATGAACAGAGATGCCAAAACGGCTATTATTTTGCTTTTGCAGGGAATATTTTATAAAAGTGATAATGAAAAAGCTTTTTATGAACTGCTTTATAACAGTTACTCAGCTGTATCGGAGTACTTCGAAACGATTGGCTTAGAGCTTGTGATAGAGGAAAATGACGGGTATGCCTACTTGAAAAACAGGGTTTTTGAAGAGGGCGAAGAGGCACTGCCGAAGTTGATAAAAAGCAGAGAGTTAAGTTATAAAGTATCTTTGTTGTGTGTGGTGCTGCGACGTAAAATTGCCGAATTTGAAGTACAGTCAGAACATGAAAGAGCGGTGATAGGCAAAGAGGATATCAAAGGGGCGCTTGAGCTCTTTTTGGGAACTACTTTTAATGAACTCAAAATGCAAAAAGAGATAGAAAGTACCATCAAAAAAGTGGAAGATTTAGGCTTTTTGAAGAAACTCAAAACAGTTGAAGAGGCGTATGAGATCAAACCGTCCATAAAAGCCTTTGTCAATGCAAGCTGGCTGGATGATTTGGACAAAAAATTGCAAGAGTATAAAGAGGCAAAAGTATGGAGTTAA
- a CDS encoding DUF3375 domain-containing protein → MTYQYLKNLKTYNQTIKLLNSDNFAMMVGFFHFVFIQKRHVTLNHTTILAYLEDYLYDIHQSDPDVYPKDAKAYLDDFVSDKNGYLKKYQGSEDEAMYELTPHTQKVFEFLESLEQREFVGSRTKFNIIFELLEELEFETHLSDTERIAALEEEKKAIDERIAKIRAKEDLRFDNSRIKEHFMLIEEQSRKLKYDFAQIEYNFRELNHKTMVSIANASGAKEGVLDSIFESEEQIRQSDQGKSFFAFWQVLTDAQKNEKLSEMLEKLYAIDVIKEFDKHESVKNLKYDLLLHAGKITKVSSKLIEQLRRFIDDRVWIENKKILELCKNIEKTALEIKEDTPSRKDFSFMMGSGVKVDTVFEKSLYTPKDATKFLQEIKDEEENVVDLESFYNLFYVNEALLQNNINTLLQLYPQVTLQKVIEKFPLTKGMSELIGYLSLVQKSQNTIIEMDQKSKIKIDDEEQHSKWVLVPNIIITRGES, encoded by the coding sequence ATGACATACCAATACCTCAAAAATCTTAAAACTTACAACCAAACCATTAAGCTGCTCAACAGTGACAATTTTGCCATGATGGTTGGCTTTTTTCACTTTGTTTTTATCCAAAAACGCCATGTTACACTGAATCACACTACCATTCTTGCATATTTGGAAGATTATCTGTATGATATTCATCAAAGCGATCCTGATGTGTATCCAAAAGATGCCAAAGCATACCTTGATGATTTTGTCAGTGACAAAAACGGCTACTTGAAGAAGTATCAGGGGAGTGAAGATGAGGCGATGTATGAGCTTACACCCCATACCCAAAAAGTGTTTGAATTTTTAGAAAGTTTAGAGCAGCGGGAGTTTGTAGGGAGTCGGACGAAATTCAATATTATTTTTGAATTGCTTGAGGAGTTGGAATTTGAGACGCATTTGAGCGATACCGAGCGAATTGCAGCACTTGAAGAGGAGAAAAAAGCGATTGATGAACGTATTGCCAAGATTAGAGCCAAAGAAGACTTGCGTTTTGACAACAGTCGTATAAAAGAGCATTTTATGCTTATAGAGGAACAGAGTCGTAAACTCAAATATGATTTTGCACAGATTGAGTATAATTTTCGAGAATTAAACCATAAAACGATGGTGAGTATCGCCAATGCAAGCGGTGCAAAAGAGGGAGTTTTGGACTCCATTTTTGAGAGTGAAGAGCAGATACGACAGAGTGATCAGGGGAAGAGTTTTTTTGCTTTTTGGCAGGTTTTAACTGATGCACAAAAAAATGAAAAGCTTTCTGAGATGCTTGAAAAACTCTATGCAATTGATGTGATAAAAGAGTTTGACAAACATGAAAGCGTCAAAAATCTCAAATATGATCTTTTGTTGCATGCAGGTAAAATCACCAAGGTCTCTTCTAAGCTGATAGAACAGCTTCGCAGATTTATAGATGACAGGGTCTGGATAGAAAATAAAAAAATTCTTGAGCTATGCAAAAATATAGAAAAAACAGCCTTAGAGATAAAAGAGGATACCCCGTCAAGAAAAGATTTTTCCTTTATGATGGGCAGTGGTGTAAAAGTTGACACTGTTTTTGAAAAGTCTCTTTACACGCCAAAAGATGCAACAAAATTTCTTCAGGAGATAAAAGATGAGGAGGAGAATGTCGTTGATTTGGAGAGCTTTTACAATCTGTTTTATGTAAATGAAGCGCTTTTGCAAAATAATATCAACACACTTTTGCAACTCTATCCACAGGTGACACTGCAAAAAGTGATAGAAAAATTTCCTCTTACAAAAGGAATGAGCGAGCTTATTGGCTATCTCTCTTTAGTGCAAAAATCCCAAAACACTATCATAGAGATGGACCAAAAGAGTAAAATCAAAATTGATGATGAAGAACAACACTCAAAATGGGTGCTTGTACCAAATATTATTATCACACGGGGAGAGTCTTGA
- the luxS gene encoding S-ribosylhomocysteine lyase, with product MPLLDSFTVDHTIMPAPAVRKAKVMKTPCGDKITVFDLRFYKPNEDKMDGRGMHTLEHLFAGFMRNHLNSKNVEIIDLSPMGCRTGFYMSVIGTPDEKRVAKAWEKAMEDVLHVKSKKDIPELNIYQCGTYKMHSLKNAKKIASDILSHKIGVMDNKKLQLSKKKLKEING from the coding sequence ATGCCACTATTAGACAGTTTTACAGTTGACCACACGATTATGCCTGCACCTGCAGTGCGTAAAGCAAAAGTGATGAAAACACCGTGCGGAGACAAAATCACCGTTTTTGATCTGCGTTTTTACAAACCAAACGAAGATAAAATGGACGGACGCGGGATGCATACTTTGGAACACCTTTTTGCGGGTTTTATGAGAAATCATTTAAATTCAAAAAATGTTGAGATTATAGACCTTTCACCAATGGGGTGCCGTACAGGTTTTTACATGTCTGTTATTGGTACGCCTGATGAAAAAAGAGTGGCAAAAGCATGGGAAAAAGCCATGGAAGATGTCTTACATGTAAAGAGTAAAAAGGATATTCCTGAACTCAATATTTATCAGTGCGGAACATATAAAATGCACTCTCTTAAAAATGCCAAAAAAATTGCCAGTGACATTCTTTCGCATAAAATAGGTGTGATGGATAACAAAAAACTGCAACTGAGTAAAAAGAAACTTAAAGAGATAAACGGCTAA
- a CDS encoding thiamine pyrophosphate-dependent enzyme, translating into MSEMKKIKNLKEFSTSADRFEGANLLCPGCAHSIIVREVLNATNDDLVLSASTGCLEVCTAVYPYTSWDASWIHIGFENGSTAVAGAEAMHKALKRKGRLKQPERNPKFISFAGDGASYDIGFQWISGCMERGHNMMHVVLDNEVYANTGGQRSSSTPIGSSTTTAPAGRVSYGEKKNKKDMVSIMASHGIPYAAQVAPNKWKDMVKKIQHGMAVEGPVFINAVSPCTTEWKFDPKDTMLLTDLATDSLVFPLYEIIDGHELNITYRPKNVIPVEEYLAAQGRFKHLFKDEYKHLIKEWQERVDANWEYLNRREEARV; encoded by the coding sequence ATGAGTGAAATGAAAAAAATTAAAAACTTAAAAGAGTTTTCTACATCAGCAGACCGTTTTGAAGGGGCAAACCTTCTTTGCCCTGGTTGTGCACACTCTATCATTGTTCGTGAAGTTTTGAATGCAACAAATGATGACCTGGTTCTTTCAGCATCTACCGGATGTTTAGAAGTTTGTACAGCAGTGTATCCTTATACTTCATGGGATGCTTCATGGATTCATATCGGTTTTGAAAATGGCTCAACTGCTGTTGCAGGGGCTGAAGCTATGCATAAAGCCCTTAAAAGAAAAGGCCGTCTCAAGCAGCCAGAGCGTAATCCTAAATTTATATCTTTTGCCGGTGACGGTGCTTCTTACGATATTGGTTTTCAGTGGATTTCAGGCTGTATGGAGCGTGGGCACAATATGATGCATGTTGTTTTGGATAATGAAGTCTATGCAAATACAGGCGGACAGCGCTCCTCTTCAACACCAATCGGTTCAAGCACAACAACTGCACCGGCAGGTCGTGTAAGCTACGGTGAAAAGAAAAACAAAAAAGATATGGTAAGTATTATGGCAAGCCATGGTATTCCGTATGCGGCGCAGGTGGCTCCAAACAAATGGAAAGATATGGTGAAAAAAATTCAGCACGGTATGGCGGTTGAAGGGCCTGTATTTATCAATGCGGTTTCTCCTTGTACTACTGAGTGGAAATTTGATCCAAAAGACACGATGCTGTTAACGGATCTTGCGACTGATTCACTGGTATTTCCACTGTATGAAATCATTGACGGGCATGAGTTAAACATAACATACAGACCAAAAAATGTTATTCCGGTAGAAGAGTATTTGGCTGCACAGGGACGCTTTAAGCACCTGTTCAAAGATGAATACAAACACCTTATAAAAGAGTGGCAAGAGCGTGTAGATGCAAACTGGGAGTATCTAAACAGAAGAGAAGAAGCTCGCGTTTAG
- a CDS encoding 2-oxoacid:ferredoxin oxidoreductase subunit alpha has protein sequence MAFDKMELRDIEVWDGNFAAAQAMRQCQIDVVSAYPITPSTPIVEGYAKFLADNYVEGEFVMVESEHAAMSGCIGAAAAGGRVATATSSQGFALMVETLYQASGMRLPIVLNVVNRALAAPLNVNGDHSDMYLGRDCGWIQLDAYCPQDAYDLNFIAFKVAEDHDVRLPCMVHQDGFMTSHTAQGVHTLDDDTAYSFVGDFKPMNDMLDFEHPVTHGVQTEEDWHFEHKARQHHDLMTKVMPKIQAAFDAFEKLSGRKYNIVEKYDMDDADVAVVCMGTSVETAREVATEMREKGIKAGVVGLRVVRPFPFFEIQEALKDVKAIAALDRSSPNGAPGMLFNEIAGALFNTDTKALLSGYIYGLGGRDLTKRHLTDLYTELQANADAGKVLTPLQQFIGVRGPKLQFL, from the coding sequence ATGGCATTTGATAAAATGGAATTAAGAGATATTGAAGTATGGGATGGAAACTTTGCAGCTGCACAGGCAATGAGACAGTGTCAGATTGATGTTGTTTCCGCATACCCGATTACGCCGTCAACTCCTATAGTTGAGGGATATGCAAAATTTTTGGCAGATAACTATGTCGAGGGTGAATTTGTAATGGTTGAGTCTGAACATGCCGCAATGTCTGGATGTATCGGTGCTGCAGCGGCTGGCGGACGTGTTGCTACTGCAACATCTTCACAGGGTTTTGCTTTAATGGTTGAAACACTTTACCAGGCTTCTGGTATGCGTTTGCCGATTGTTTTAAATGTTGTAAACCGTGCATTGGCTGCACCGTTGAACGTAAATGGTGATCATTCGGATATGTATCTTGGACGCGACTGCGGTTGGATACAGCTTGATGCATACTGTCCTCAGGATGCGTATGACTTGAACTTTATCGCTTTTAAAGTGGCGGAAGATCATGATGTAAGACTTCCATGTATGGTACATCAGGACGGTTTTATGACTTCACATACTGCACAAGGGGTTCATACTTTAGATGATGATACAGCCTATAGTTTTGTAGGTGATTTCAAACCTATGAACGATATGCTTGATTTTGAACATCCGGTAACACACGGGGTACAAACAGAAGAAGACTGGCATTTTGAGCATAAAGCGCGTCAACACCATGACCTTATGACAAAAGTAATGCCAAAGATTCAAGCAGCCTTTGATGCGTTCGAGAAACTCTCAGGCAGAAAATATAATATCGTTGAAAAATATGATATGGATGATGCGGATGTTGCCGTGGTTTGCATGGGTACTTCAGTGGAAACTGCTCGTGAAGTGGCAACAGAGATGAGAGAAAAGGGTATCAAAGCCGGTGTTGTCGGACTTCGCGTTGTTCGACCGTTCCCGTTTTTTGAAATTCAAGAAGCGCTTAAAGATGTAAAAGCGATAGCAGCACTTGACCGTTCGTCTCCAAACGGAGCGCCGGGTATGCTTTTTAATGAAATTGCGGGTGCACTCTTTAACACAGATACAAAAGCCTTGCTTTCGGGTTACATTTATGGTCTAGGCGGGAGAGATTTGACAAAAAGACATCTCACAGACCTGTATACTGAACTGCAGGCAAATGCTGATGCTGGCAAGGTGCTTACTCCATTACAACAATTTATCGGTGTTCGTGGACCGAAATTACAATTTTTATAG
- a CDS encoding 4Fe-4S dicluster-binding protein: protein MANTGWDEFEIGAMLRTFDGAVEDIAGTLQEDRPYSQNSSFSASVADWRIEKPVFNKDFCIDCQFCWVYCPDISIISRDKKMIGIDMDHCKGCAICVEVCPTNPKSLLMFPEQADEETEIANWPAKEEEEK, encoded by the coding sequence ATGGCAAATACAGGTTGGGACGAATTTGAAATCGGAGCGATGCTTCGTACGTTTGATGGTGCAGTAGAAGATATTGCGGGTACACTCCAAGAAGACCGCCCATACTCACAAAACAGCTCTTTTTCTGCAAGTGTTGCTGACTGGAGAATTGAAAAACCGGTTTTTAATAAGGATTTTTGTATTGATTGCCAATTTTGCTGGGTCTACTGCCCGGATATTTCAATTATTTCAAGAGATAAAAAAATGATAGGAATAGATATGGATCACTGTAAAGGGTGTGCAATCTGTGTTGAGGTTTGTCCGACAAATCCGAAATCACTTTTAATGTTCCCGGAACAAGCAGACGAAGAGACAGAGATTGCTAATTGGCCGGCAAAAGAAGAAGAGGAGAAATAG
- a CDS encoding pyruvate flavodoxin oxidoreductase subunit gamma, which translates to MLEIRWHSRAGQGAVTGAKGLADVISTTGKHVQAFAFYGSAKRGAAMTAYNRVDDKVIMNHEKYMEPDYVFVIDPALVYTTDVTVNGKDDTKYIITTHMSTEELVASVPKLEGKNVYTVDCIKIAQETIGRPIPNTPMLGAFMKISGMYDIEFFKENMMRILDKLPKKIVDANMIAIQRAYDEVK; encoded by the coding sequence ATGCTAGAGATTAGATGGCATAGTCGTGCCGGCCAAGGTGCTGTTACAGGTGCCAAGGGTTTGGCAGACGTTATTTCTACAACTGGTAAACATGTACAGGCATTTGCGTTTTACGGTTCTGCAAAACGTGGAGCTGCGATGACAGCATATAATCGTGTGGATGACAAAGTAATTATGAATCATGAAAAATATATGGAACCTGATTATGTTTTTGTTATAGATCCTGCCTTGGTATACACAACAGATGTGACGGTAAACGGGAAAGATGATACAAAATACATCATCACAACACATATGAGTACAGAAGAACTTGTCGCCTCTGTGCCAAAACTTGAAGGCAAAAATGTTTACACGGTTGACTGTATTAAAATTGCACAAGAAACGATTGGACGTCCTATTCCTAATACACCGATGCTTGGTGCTTTTATGAAGATATCGGGTATGTATGATATTGAATTCTTTAAAGAGAATATGATGAGAATATTAGATAAACTGCCTAAGAAAATTGTTGATGCAAATATGATCGCCATACAGCGCGCATATGACGAAGTAAAGTAA
- a CDS encoding HAD family hydrolase codes for MIILFDLDGTLIDSTEAILESFHNSFAVHGFSVPDDAQIKALIGHPLDVMYRELGVDEALVLDFVTTYKEHYREISTQKTKLLPNAKEAVEAAAAFASLGIVTTKTGKYSRILMEHFGLMDKFEVLVGREHVQNPKPHAEPILKALQSFDTKNKEIWMIGDTQMDLLSAKNAGVNSIGVLSGYEEEKSLKKFSEIIFNDSLDAICYLKSRKTAYFTV; via the coding sequence GTGATAATATTATTTGACTTGGACGGTACACTTATAGACTCTACAGAGGCAATTTTGGAGAGTTTTCACAACTCCTTTGCAGTGCACGGCTTCTCTGTACCCGATGATGCACAGATAAAGGCACTTATCGGACATCCTTTGGATGTAATGTACAGAGAACTCGGGGTGGATGAAGCACTTGTTTTGGACTTTGTCACTACCTATAAAGAGCATTACAGAGAAATCTCTACACAAAAAACAAAACTCCTGCCAAATGCCAAAGAGGCCGTAGAAGCGGCAGCCGCATTTGCATCTTTGGGAATAGTGACAACAAAAACAGGAAAATACTCCCGGATTTTAATGGAACACTTCGGATTAATGGATAAATTTGAGGTCCTTGTCGGCAGAGAACATGTGCAAAATCCCAAACCGCATGCGGAACCGATTTTAAAAGCTCTGCAGAGTTTTGATACAAAAAACAAAGAGATATGGATGATCGGAGATACACAGATGGATCTCTTGTCGGCAAAAAATGCCGGTGTCAATTCCATTGGTGTTTTAAGCGGATATGAAGAGGAAAAAAGTTTAAAAAAGTTTTCTGAAATTATATTTAATGATTCTTTGGATGCAATCTGTTACCTGAAAAGTAGAAAAACCGCATATTTTACAGTATAA